The bacterium genomic sequence TCTGCTTTGACAAGGCTCGGGAACTTGAGCCGCAGAACACGGAGGTCTGGTACGACAAGGGGTTCTGCCTCCACCACCTGAGTCGCTACAGTGAAGCAATCCGCTGCTTTGATAAGGCCTTGGAACTCGACCCGCGTCTGGTGTCGGCTTGGAACAACAAGGCTGTCAGCTTAAGCAGACTGGGCCGCCATGAGGAGCAGATTCGCTGCTACGACAAGGCCCTAGAACTCGACCCGCAGGATGCACTAACCTGGCACAACAAGGGCCGTGGCCTCGGCGGCCTGCGCCGCTACGAGGAGGCGATTCGCTGCATCGACAAGGCCCTAGAGCTTGACCCGCAGAAGGCTGCGGCCTGGTACGACAAGGGGTTCTGCCTCCACCACCTGAATCGCTACGGTGAGGCAATCCACTGCTTTGACGAGGCCTTGGAACTCGACCCGCGGGACGCAAGTACCTGGTACAACAAGGGTAGCGACCTCCATACTCTGGGCCGCTACGAGGAGGCGATTCGCTGCTTTGACAAGGCCTCGGAACTTGACCCGCGGAACGCAAGAACCTGGTACAACAAGGGCTGTTGCCTTGATGACCTAGGCAGGCCCGAGGAGGCCATAGGCTGCTTTGACAAAACCCTGGAACTTGACCCGCGGTACGGCATGGCATGGTACGCAAGGGCACTGGCACAGGAGAAACTTGGCCGAAGACAGGAGGCGGTTCAGTCGTACAGGCAGTTCATCGCGCTCGCCCCGGCCCAGCACGCGGAAGAAATCGCATACGCTCGGCAGCGTGTCCGCGAACTGGAAGCGAAGTAAGGCAATGGAAGGACTCTCAGCTGGCACCTCCCTGGCTTGGCAGATTGCAGCCTCGGAGGCTGCGGCGGCGAAGCATCACTACATCGAGAAGGAACACATGATGACTGGTGTTCTGAGCCTTGAGAAGGTGCTCGGCGGCGAGAGCACAGAAATCACGCCGGACGTACGGGAACTGCTGCAAGCAGAGTGCGACGGCGTTGAGGACGTGCTGCGGGCCTTCGAGCTTGACTCGACCCAACTGCGACGGCAGGTCAGGGAAGGGCTTGGCATGGGCAGCTTCAAGCGGACAGAGAAGGTGGTTCACCGAAGTGAGGATTGCAGGCGGGTCTTCGCGAGGGCAGAGCAGATGGCGCAGCCGGGCCAAGCTACCTGCCTTCATCTGCTGGCGGCCATACTGGAAGAGCCGGGTGATGTCATCAGCGGCGTCCTTGCAGAGGCCGGCGTGAAGCCGACAGACCTGCGGGCACGGACCTTGGCCAACCTGCAAGGACAGAATCAACCGCCAAGGACGCCAAGAGCGCCGAGGGGTGGTGTAGCAGGAGCGGACGAGAAAGAGCACGAGCCGGAGAGGGTGCAGGCGGGCGAGCAGAAGCAGGACTTGACCGCCACGCATTACCTTGACCGCTATGGCCGCGACCTTACGCAAGAGGCCAAGGAAGGGAAGCTCGGCCCGATCATCGGACGCAGGCGGGAACTACTCGAAGTAATCCAGACTCTTGCCCGCCGCACTAAGAACAACCCGGTGCTCGTGGGTGAGGCCGGGGTGGGTAAGACCGCAATCGTGGAAGCGCTGGCTATCCGAGTCGCAGAGGGCAAGGACTCGCAAGTCCTTGGCGGCAAGCGCATCATCGAGCTGAACGTCGGCTCTCTGGTGGCAGGGACCAAGTACCGGGGCGAGTTTGAGGAGAGGCTCACGCGCATCATCAAGGAAGCGCAGGCGCATCCGGAGGTGATTCTCTTCATCGATGAGCTGCACAATGTCGTGGGTGCGGGCAGGGCCGAGGGGAGCATAGACGCGGCCAATATCATGAAGCCGGCGCTGGCTCGGGGAAACCTGAGTTGTATCGGGGCCACGACCATCGCCGAATACCGCCGGTACATTCAGCCGGACTCGGCCCTGGAGCGACGGTTTGAGAAGATCATCGTGAATGAGCCGAGCGCGGATGAGACAATGGCGATACTCAGGGGCATGAGGCCGAAGTGGGAGGAGCACCACAAGGTACGGATTGCCGACAAGGCGCTTGAGGCGGCAGTGAACCTTTCCGTGCGCTTTGACCCAGACCATCAGTTGCCCGACAAGGCGATTGACCTCGTGGACAAGGCCGGGGCGCGAACACGGGTTCCCGTCCTTAGCATGATGCCGGGCAACGGAAGACGGAAGACGGATGACGGACGACGGGAGGCAGGCGGCGAGGTTACAGAGCTGACCGTGGCGCAGGTGTTGTCCGACAAGATTGGCGTGCCGCTGGAAGTCGTCACCGGCCATCTGGAAGGGATGGCGCAGTCCCGGCTGCTGGAACTCAACTCGTTCCTGAAGAAGCGGCTCATTGGTCAGGATGAGGCGGTGGAGCGCGTGTGCCGGCGGCTCCTCATGGCCCATGCCGGGCTGGCCCAAAGGCGCGGCCCGCTTGGGGTCTTCCTTTTCCTCGGACCCACCGGCGTGGGA encodes the following:
- a CDS encoding ATP-dependent Clp protease ATP-binding subunit encodes the protein MMTGVLSLEKVLGGESTEITPDVRELLQAECDGVEDVLRAFELDSTQLRRQVREGLGMGSFKRTEKVVHRSEDCRRVFARAEQMAQPGQATCLHLLAAILEEPGDVISGVLAEAGVKPTDLRARTLANLQGQNQPPRTPRAPRGGVAGADEKEHEPERVQAGEQKQDLTATHYLDRYGRDLTQEAKEGKLGPIIGRRRELLEVIQTLARRTKNNPVLVGEAGVGKTAIVEALAIRVAEGKDSQVLGGKRIIELNVGSLVAGTKYRGEFEERLTRIIKEAQAHPEVILFIDELHNVVGAGRAEGSIDAANIMKPALARGNLSCIGATTIAEYRRYIQPDSALERRFEKIIVNEPSADETMAILRGMRPKWEEHHKVRIADKALEAAVNLSVRFDPDHQLPDKAIDLVDKAGARTRVPVLSMMPGNGRRKTDDGRREAGGEVTELTVAQVLSDKIGVPLEVVTGHLEGMAQSRLLELNSFLKKRLIGQDEAVERVCRRLLMAHAGLAQRRGPLGVFLFLGPTGVGKTQLAKLMAEFLFGSESDMIRLDMSEYMEEHSAAKLIGSPPGYVGHEEEGQLTGRLRTKPYSVVLLDEVEKAHPRVFDLFLQVFDEGRVTDAKGRTADARNAIFVMTSNIQAGKQFNVGFQDKAESSAAMQHEVKARFRAEFINRVDEQIVFRPLSEEDARRILRPMLDAIAEELRKRHNVTLHVSEEAELALAQAGFSPEYGVRELQRTVERLVQAPLSGLILSGRLKEHDAWQLVRGEQGLVVVPVVREAH